In Gimesia benthica, a single window of DNA contains:
- a CDS encoding outer membrane protein assembly factor BamB family protein, whose product MLSLRNQCLLLALQVLCFTGFNGMRPAQAEDWPQFRGPNCSGVSTEKHKLPAEFDDQKNVIWSAELGDGIGCPVVAGGRVFTSGMVDKEKVGLYAFDAETGKKLWERTWDTGELLEIHKTNSFAATTPAADDERVYFYFSTLGMLAVDAETGADVWKQELPIPYFVFKWGAGMSPTLYKDLVLFCQDDDLAPAFYAFDKKTGKIVWKDDRSDQAVNYSHPVICETDKGDEIVVAGTGKLIGYDPKTGKRLWSARTLLRNIKTTPVSRDGIIYVSLQSGGIANQWLASIDRWETGNSDGKVTKEEIQAFVGKTKVPEAFYKKTFDRGDLNKDGALEGEELDIAFLPPGNEAGAKFGEEPAQEFVLAVKGGGRGDVTKSHLLWKHKTKYTDHIVSPLVTENRMFLVKGGGISTCYEIDKGKKVWGPKRIQNECEYFASPIYGDGKIYVAGENGKIVVLEDGPEQKIIAKNDMGDSILGTPAIADGRLFIRTRKHLYSVGLK is encoded by the coding sequence ATGCTTTCGTTACGGAATCAGTGTTTGTTGCTGGCTTTACAGGTTTTATGTTTCACCGGGTTCAACGGGATGCGTCCCGCACAGGCGGAGGACTGGCCCCAGTTCCGCGGCCCGAACTGCTCTGGGGTTTCCACTGAGAAACATAAACTGCCGGCTGAGTTCGACGATCAGAAAAATGTGATCTGGTCTGCAGAACTGGGCGACGGCATCGGCTGCCCGGTGGTTGCGGGCGGACGCGTATTTACATCGGGAATGGTCGACAAGGAGAAGGTCGGCCTGTATGCCTTTGACGCCGAGACCGGTAAGAAACTGTGGGAGCGGACCTGGGATACGGGTGAGCTTTTAGAGATTCACAAAACGAACAGCTTTGCCGCCACGACCCCGGCTGCGGATGACGAGCGGGTTTACTTCTACTTCAGCACACTGGGGATGCTGGCCGTCGATGCGGAGACGGGGGCGGATGTCTGGAAACAGGAGCTGCCGATTCCCTACTTCGTTTTCAAATGGGGCGCGGGGATGTCCCCGACTCTGTATAAGGATCTGGTGCTGTTCTGTCAGGACGACGACCTGGCGCCGGCATTTTATGCCTTCGATAAAAAGACCGGGAAAATCGTCTGGAAAGATGATCGCAGCGACCAGGCGGTGAACTATTCGCATCCGGTGATCTGTGAAACGGATAAAGGAGATGAAATCGTTGTCGCGGGAACCGGGAAGCTGATCGGCTACGATCCGAAGACCGGGAAGCGGCTCTGGAGTGCACGTACCCTGCTGCGAAATATCAAAACCACGCCGGTCAGCCGGGACGGGATCATCTATGTCTCGCTGCAGAGTGGCGGGATTGCCAATCAGTGGCTGGCTTCGATCGACCGCTGGGAGACCGGTAACAGCGATGGTAAGGTAACCAAGGAAGAGATCCAGGCATTCGTCGGTAAAACCAAAGTCCCTGAAGCGTTTTACAAGAAGACCTTCGACCGGGGCGATCTGAATAAAGACGGCGCACTGGAAGGGGAAGAACTGGACATCGCGTTTCTGCCTCCCGGAAATGAAGCGGGTGCCAAGTTTGGTGAAGAGCCGGCCCAGGAGTTCGTGCTGGCCGTCAAAGGGGGCGGACGCGGCGACGTAACGAAATCACATCTGCTCTGGAAGCATAAGACCAAGTACACTGACCATATCGTCTCGCCGCTGGTGACAGAGAACCGGATGTTCCTGGTCAAAGGGGGCGGAATTTCAACCTGTTATGAAATCGACAAAGGCAAGAAGGTCTGGGGACCGAAACGGATTCAGAACGAATGCGAATACTTCGCCTCTCCGATTTATGGCGACGGAAAGATTTATGTCGCTGGCGAGAACGGGAAGATTGTCGTGCTGGAAGACGGTCCCGAGCAGAAGATCATCGCCAAGAATGACATGGGGGATTCGATTCTGGGGACACCGGCGATCGCTGACGGGCGGTTGTTTATTCGGACCCGCAAGCACTTATATTCTGTAGGATTAAAATAA